One window of Psychrobacillus sp. FSL H8-0483 genomic DNA carries:
- a CDS encoding malate:quinone oxidoreductase, with the protein MSNKETKTDVILIGAGVMSATLGSLLKELAPDWEIKVFEKLANAGEESSNEWNNAGTGHSALCELNYTPEKSDGSIDISKAIQINEQFQLSRQFWSYLVDTNLIRNPQDFIVSLPHMSLVEGEKDVSFLKKRFEALSNNPLFQGMEFSDDPGKLMEWIPLIMEGRTSNEPIAATKIDSGTDVNFGALTGLLFDHLKSNNVEINYKHSVNDIKRTTDGSWEVKVRNLDSGKVESHTAKFVFIGGGGGSLHLLQKSGIPESKHIGGFPVSGLFMVCNNPEVVAQHHAKVYGKAKVGAPPMSVPHLDTRFIDNQKSLLFGPFAGFSPKFLKTGSMFDLITSVKPDNLVTMLAAGVKEMSLTKYLIQQVMLSNEKRMEDLREFIPNAKSEDWDIVVAGQRVQVIKDTETGGKGTLQFGTEVVTAEDGSIAALLGASPGASTAVHVMLEILNKCFPQHIKEWEPKIKEMIPSYGVPLMENPELLHEIHTSTAESLGLNEKELVYS; encoded by the coding sequence ATGAGCAACAAAGAAACTAAAACAGACGTTATCTTAATTGGTGCGGGAGTCATGAGTGCGACTTTGGGATCATTACTGAAAGAATTAGCACCAGACTGGGAAATCAAAGTGTTTGAGAAGCTTGCAAACGCAGGAGAGGAAAGCTCTAACGAATGGAATAATGCGGGAACAGGGCATTCTGCACTGTGCGAGCTTAACTATACACCCGAAAAATCGGATGGATCCATAGATATTAGCAAAGCTATACAAATTAATGAACAGTTTCAGCTTTCAAGACAGTTTTGGTCTTATCTTGTAGACACCAATTTGATCCGTAATCCGCAGGACTTTATCGTGTCTTTGCCTCATATGAGTTTAGTAGAAGGGGAAAAAGATGTATCGTTCTTGAAAAAACGATTTGAAGCGTTGTCAAACAATCCCCTGTTTCAAGGGATGGAATTTTCCGATGACCCTGGAAAGCTAATGGAATGGATTCCGCTTATTATGGAAGGTCGTACGTCGAATGAACCGATAGCGGCAACAAAAATCGACTCTGGAACTGATGTCAACTTTGGGGCTTTAACAGGCCTGTTATTTGACCACTTAAAGAGTAATAACGTTGAGATAAACTACAAACATAGTGTTAATGACATTAAACGTACTACCGACGGCTCGTGGGAAGTGAAAGTACGTAATCTCGATAGCGGTAAGGTCGAAAGTCATACTGCAAAATTCGTCTTTATCGGCGGCGGTGGAGGAAGCTTGCATTTACTACAAAAATCCGGTATTCCAGAATCAAAACATATTGGAGGATTCCCAGTAAGCGGACTATTTATGGTATGTAACAACCCAGAAGTTGTAGCTCAGCATCATGCAAAAGTATATGGAAAAGCTAAGGTTGGTGCTCCGCCAATGTCTGTTCCGCATCTAGACACAAGATTTATCGACAACCAAAAATCATTGCTGTTTGGACCGTTTGCCGGCTTCTCGCCAAAGTTCTTAAAAACAGGTTCCATGTTTGATTTGATAACATCCGTAAAACCGGATAATCTCGTAACCATGTTGGCGGCAGGTGTAAAAGAGATGTCATTGACAAAATACCTAATCCAGCAAGTAATGTTATCGAATGAAAAGCGTATGGAAGATTTACGAGAGTTTATCCCGAACGCCAAAAGCGAGGATTGGGATATAGTGGTAGCTGGCCAACGTGTGCAAGTTATCAAAGATACAGAGACTGGCGGTAAAGGAACACTTCAATTTGGTACAGAAGTTGTTACTGCCGAAGATGGCTCAATAGCTGCATTACTAGGAGCTTCTCCGGGTGCTTCAACTGCCGTTCACGTTATGCTTGAGATACTTAATAAATGTTTCCCGCAACATATAAAAGAGTGGGAACCGAAAATCAAAGAAATGATTCCATCTTATGGCGTTCCACTAATGGAAAACCCAGAGCTTCTGCACGAAATTCATACTTCAACAGCAGAGTCGCTTGGTCTAAACGAAAAAGAGTTAGTCTATAGTTAA
- the ahpC gene encoding alkyl hydroperoxide reductase subunit C, protein MSLIGKEILPFTAQAYKNGEFVEVTDQDLKGQWSVVCFYPADFTFVCPTELEDLEGQYPELQKLDVEVYSVSTDTHFVHKAWHDSSDAIGKITYTMIGDPSHVISRNFDVLIEEEGIADRGTFIIDPDGVIQALEINAGGIGRDASILINKIKAAQYVRNNPGEVCPAKWQEGGETLKPSLDLVGKI, encoded by the coding sequence ATGTCATTAATCGGAAAAGAAATACTACCATTTACAGCACAAGCATACAAAAATGGAGAATTTGTAGAAGTTACAGATCAAGATTTAAAAGGTCAATGGAGTGTTGTTTGCTTCTACCCAGCTGACTTTACTTTCGTATGCCCAACTGAGCTTGAAGATCTTGAAGGACAATACCCAGAATTACAAAAACTAGATGTTGAAGTATATTCTGTTTCAACTGATACTCATTTTGTTCATAAAGCATGGCACGATAGTTCAGATGCAATCGGTAAAATCACTTATACAATGATCGGAGATCCATCTCATGTAATTTCTCGCAACTTCGATGTGTTAATTGAAGAAGAAGGTATTGCTGACCGCGGTACTTTCATCATCGACCCAGATGGTGTAATCCAAGCGCTTGAAATTAATGCAGGTGGCATTGGACGTGATGCAAGCATTCTTATTAACAAAATTAAAGCAGCACAATATGTTCGCAACAATCCAGGGGAAGTTTGCCCAGCTAAATGGCAAGAAGGCGGAGAAACACTTAAACCAAGCCTTGACCTTGTGGGTAAAATTTAA
- the ahpF gene encoding alkyl hydroperoxide reductase subunit F yields the protein MALDAEIKSQLNQYLQLLENDIVLKVSVGTDKVSDEMLALVDELASLSSKITVEKVELARTPSFSVNRVGEDAGITFAGVPLGHEFTSLVLALLQVSGRAPKVDQKIIDQIKNVTGEYHFETYVSLTCHNCPDVVQALNIMSVLNPNITHTMVDGAAYKEEVESKDILAVPAVYMNGESFGNGRMTIEEILSKFGTGPDVEELSGKEPYDVLVIGGGPAGSSAAIYSARKGIRTGIVAERFGGQILDTLSIENFISVKETEGPKLAQALEEHVKEYNIDVMNLQRAKRLEKKDLIEVELENGAVLKSKAVIISTGARWRNVNVPGEQEFKNKGVAYCPHCDGPLFAGKDVAVIGGGNSGIEAAIDLAGIVNHVTVLEYNSELKADEVLQKRLYSLPNVTVLTNAQTKEITGTDKVNGISYVNQETGEEKHIELAGVFVQIGLVPNTDWLEGTLERNRIGEIIVDKSGATTIPGVFAAGDCTDNAYNQIIISMGSGATAALGSFDYLIRN from the coding sequence ATGGCACTTGATGCAGAAATTAAGTCTCAATTAAATCAGTACCTTCAACTGCTTGAAAACGATATCGTACTAAAGGTAAGTGTAGGAACTGACAAAGTTTCAGATGAAATGCTAGCTCTAGTAGATGAGCTAGCTTCCCTTTCATCTAAAATTACAGTAGAAAAAGTAGAACTTGCAAGAACTCCTAGCTTTAGTGTCAACCGTGTTGGAGAAGATGCAGGCATTACTTTTGCTGGTGTTCCGCTAGGGCATGAATTTACTTCTTTAGTGTTAGCACTACTTCAAGTAAGTGGACGAGCACCTAAAGTGGATCAAAAGATTATCGATCAAATCAAGAACGTTACTGGTGAATATCACTTCGAAACATATGTTAGCTTAACCTGCCACAACTGCCCTGATGTTGTGCAAGCCCTTAATATAATGAGTGTGCTAAACCCTAACATTACACACACAATGGTGGATGGTGCAGCGTACAAAGAAGAAGTGGAAAGCAAAGATATATTAGCAGTACCAGCTGTATACATGAATGGCGAGTCATTTGGAAATGGTAGAATGACCATTGAGGAAATTCTCTCTAAATTTGGTACTGGTCCTGATGTAGAAGAACTTTCCGGAAAAGAGCCTTACGATGTACTCGTTATTGGTGGTGGTCCAGCTGGTTCGAGTGCAGCAATCTATTCAGCACGTAAAGGTATTCGTACAGGTATTGTAGCAGAACGCTTTGGTGGCCAAATCTTAGACACACTGTCTATCGAAAACTTTATCAGTGTGAAAGAGACAGAAGGACCAAAGCTTGCGCAAGCACTTGAAGAGCATGTGAAAGAATATAACATTGACGTTATGAACCTACAACGTGCAAAACGTTTAGAAAAGAAAGACCTAATTGAGGTTGAATTAGAAAATGGTGCTGTTCTTAAGAGTAAAGCAGTGATCATTTCAACTGGTGCCCGTTGGCGTAATGTTAATGTTCCCGGTGAGCAAGAGTTCAAAAACAAAGGTGTAGCTTATTGCCCTCACTGTGATGGTCCATTGTTTGCAGGGAAAGACGTTGCGGTAATCGGTGGAGGTAACTCAGGAATTGAGGCAGCGATTGACCTTGCAGGGATTGTGAATCATGTAACAGTTCTTGAATATAACTCAGAGTTAAAAGCTGATGAGGTACTACAAAAACGTTTATACAGCCTTCCAAATGTAACTGTCTTAACAAACGCTCAAACAAAAGAAATTACTGGTACTGACAAAGTGAATGGTATTTCTTACGTAAATCAAGAGACAGGTGAAGAAAAACACATCGAATTAGCTGGTGTATTTGTCCAAATCGGCCTAGTTCCTAACACTGATTGGTTAGAAGGAACACTTGAACGAAATCGTATTGGTGAAATCATCGTTGATAAGAGTGGAGCTACTACAATTCCTGGTGTATTTGCTGCTGGTGATTGTACAGACAATGCTTATAACCAAATCATTATTTCTATGGGATCTGGTGCAACTGCAGCATTAGGCTCATTTGACTATCTAATTCGAAATTAG
- a CDS encoding diphthine--ammonia ligase encodes MKNWIDGAKNKKFIASYSGGKDSTLALYKAMQEGTAIGIIVMMEETGERSRSHSLIPSVLKAQAESIGLPLYTGAATWEGYEGVFVKLLKDAKELGAEVLVTGDIDVPVQDCWHERVTSSVGLELGMPLWQRGHKDVVEEFIHFGFVTKVVTVNLKKGMREEDLGRVLTLEYMKELEERGIDPCGEAGEFHTTVISGPLFKQDLKVRNGEITSKGDYMYLALELEN; translated from the coding sequence ATGAAAAACTGGATTGATGGTGCAAAAAATAAAAAATTTATAGCCTCATATAGTGGAGGGAAAGACAGTACTTTAGCGTTATATAAAGCTATGCAAGAAGGAACAGCCATAGGAATTATTGTAATGATGGAGGAAACTGGAGAAAGGTCAAGATCACATAGTCTTATTCCATCGGTGCTTAAAGCACAAGCAGAATCTATAGGACTTCCGCTATACACAGGGGCTGCGACATGGGAAGGTTATGAAGGGGTATTTGTAAAACTGCTAAAAGACGCGAAAGAATTAGGAGCAGAGGTGCTTGTAACAGGTGATATTGATGTACCAGTACAAGATTGTTGGCATGAAAGAGTTACAAGCAGTGTAGGGCTTGAACTTGGTATGCCACTTTGGCAAAGAGGACATAAAGATGTAGTAGAGGAGTTTATCCATTTCGGCTTTGTAACAAAGGTAGTGACAGTTAATTTGAAAAAAGGAATGAGAGAAGAAGATCTTGGACGTGTGCTTACTTTAGAGTATATGAAAGAGTTAGAAGAAAGGGGTATCGACCCTTGTGGTGAAGCAGGAGAGTTCCATACCACAGTAATAAGTGGCCCACTTTTTAAACAAGATTTAAAGGTTAGAAATGGTGAGATTACTTCAAAAGGCGATTACATGTACCTAGCATTAGAATTAGAAAATTAA
- a CDS encoding LURP-one-related family protein: protein MKQLYIKQKVFSLSGKFTVKDLQEKDVYYVEGSFMQIPKTFSIMNATRDEVALITKKVFSFLPKFFVEVNGREVLTIKKEFSFFKARYTVDAADIEVHGNWWDMDFQVLQHGVVIGKVNKEWFTWGDSYKVQIFNEEMEAIIIAFVVAIDCVKADQAAASSAAT from the coding sequence ATGAAGCAACTTTATATAAAGCAGAAGGTATTCAGTCTAAGTGGCAAATTTACGGTAAAGGATCTGCAGGAGAAGGATGTATATTATGTGGAGGGCAGTTTTATGCAAATCCCAAAGACTTTCTCCATTATGAATGCAACAAGAGATGAAGTCGCACTTATTACGAAAAAGGTGTTCAGCTTTTTACCGAAGTTTTTTGTTGAGGTGAATGGTCGAGAGGTGTTAACGATTAAGAAGGAATTTTCTTTCTTTAAAGCACGCTATACGGTTGATGCTGCTGACATTGAGGTACATGGTAACTGGTGGGATATGGATTTTCAAGTCTTACAGCATGGTGTAGTCATCGGTAAAGTGAACAAGGAGTGGTTCACTTGGGGGGATAGCTACAAGGTTCAAATATTTAATGAGGAGATGGAGGCCATCATTATTGCGTTCGTTGTAGCAATTGATTGTGTGAAGGCAGACCAAGCAGCTGCTTCCTCAGCAGCGACGTAA
- a CDS encoding polysaccharide deacetylase family protein, with translation MSISPRSRKRSHWIDILCIVAIILLSSLIVFLLLKSTSTKQQGIVASSKQSSEAKEKIKESNSVYPGIRIITETSNEKKAPYAIQYPQSNVQSFNEIVKTYTQKLKTLYLEETKYINETNKHNKGELNISFEVFQHSTGYYSFVIHSSMYTGGANGVSEKKIFRLHNQSGHMLTLEELIGKNERALVTLSEKVKKAVTMDKQIKPYIIQDQLEEKTAPKWGNFSNFALTKDSILFYYDEYEITTGSAGAPIVTIPLTEINDLVADAFKLPVVAVDSKPSTKVPAKEEQNVPKTTTEEACEVSPKDKVVSLTFDDGPNPDTTVKILETLKKYNAKATFFMLGSRVSFYPEIVQEMKAAGHELGNHTWNHPDLTKASSEKIALEINNTDNAVEKASGSKPTVFRPPYGAVNQTVRNQTALPVVLWDVDTMDWKYRDPNHLLQHVKQHVKNGSIILMHDIHASTAEGLDAVLAYLKGEGYSFVTISELNKLENRKRTISAS, from the coding sequence ATGTCTATCAGTCCAAGATCCAGAAAAAGAAGTCACTGGATCGATATCTTGTGTATCGTCGCTATAATCTTATTAAGTAGTTTAATAGTCTTCCTTCTGTTAAAATCTACCTCCACTAAACAACAAGGAATTGTTGCCTCGTCAAAGCAATCATCTGAGGCTAAAGAAAAAATCAAAGAAAGTAATTCGGTTTATCCTGGAATTCGTATTATCACAGAAACATCGAACGAAAAAAAAGCCCCATATGCAATTCAATATCCGCAAAGTAATGTTCAAAGTTTCAACGAAATAGTGAAAACATATACACAAAAATTAAAAACACTATACTTAGAAGAAACAAAATACATAAACGAAACTAATAAGCATAATAAAGGCGAGCTAAATATTTCATTTGAAGTATTCCAACATTCTACTGGATATTACTCATTTGTTATACATTCTAGTATGTATACAGGTGGAGCTAACGGAGTATCCGAAAAGAAAATTTTCCGTCTACATAACCAATCAGGACATATGCTAACTTTAGAAGAACTAATAGGAAAAAATGAAAGAGCACTCGTTACCCTTTCAGAAAAAGTGAAAAAAGCAGTAACAATGGATAAACAAATTAAACCATATATAATACAAGATCAATTGGAAGAAAAAACTGCTCCAAAATGGGGAAATTTCTCTAATTTCGCCCTTACAAAAGATTCCATCTTATTTTATTACGATGAGTATGAAATTACAACAGGATCTGCAGGGGCACCTATCGTAACGATACCACTCACAGAAATCAATGATCTCGTAGCAGATGCATTTAAACTTCCTGTCGTAGCAGTAGATTCTAAACCTTCTACAAAAGTTCCTGCAAAAGAAGAACAAAATGTACCGAAAACTACTACAGAAGAAGCATGCGAAGTATCCCCAAAAGACAAAGTAGTTAGCTTAACATTTGATGATGGACCTAATCCGGATACAACAGTGAAAATTTTAGAAACACTTAAAAAGTATAATGCAAAAGCTACCTTTTTTATGCTAGGAAGCCGGGTTTCTTTTTATCCTGAAATTGTTCAAGAAATGAAAGCAGCCGGACATGAATTAGGAAACCATACTTGGAATCACCCTGATTTAACAAAGGCTTCTTCAGAAAAAATCGCTTTAGAGATTAATAATACAGACAATGCTGTAGAAAAAGCTTCTGGTAGCAAACCTACAGTATTTCGTCCACCATATGGCGCAGTAAATCAAACAGTTCGCAATCAGACTGCACTTCCTGTTGTCCTTTGGGATGTTGACACAATGGATTGGAAATATCGCGATCCTAATCACTTACTTCAACACGTGAAACAACATGTAAAAAACGGATCAATCATATTAATGCATGACATTCATGCATCTACTGCTGAAGGGTTAGACGCAGTGCTTGCTTACCTAAAAGGTGAAGGTTATTCATTTGTAACCATTTCTGAATTGAACAAGTTAGAAAACCGCAAGCGCACTATAAGTGCATCTTGA
- a CDS encoding XRE family transcriptional regulator, with product MEEIQLILARNLKAIREKEKLSLEKVSQLSGVSKTMIGQIERGESSPTLTTIWKIANGLKVSFTTLINNPQPDTKVVYKNEIQVLSEDNGRYRVYPYFTFQEDRRFEVYSVEIEKEGILTSDSHREGTEEFITVFDGEVTIRVSECEYTLKSGDSIRFKADRPHTYFNSGETLSRLSMTIHYPI from the coding sequence ATGGAGGAAATTCAACTTATACTTGCAAGAAATTTAAAAGCTATCAGAGAAAAGGAAAAATTAAGCTTGGAGAAGGTCTCGCAATTAAGTGGAGTAAGCAAAACGATGATTGGGCAAATTGAAAGAGGAGAGTCAAGTCCAACACTTACAACTATTTGGAAAATAGCTAATGGATTAAAGGTTTCCTTTACTACCCTAATAAATAATCCACAGCCCGATACCAAAGTTGTTTATAAAAATGAGATTCAAGTATTGTCTGAAGACAATGGAAGGTATAGAGTATATCCTTACTTTACCTTCCAAGAGGATAGACGTTTTGAAGTTTATTCTGTTGAAATTGAAAAAGAAGGGATATTAACTTCTGATTCTCACAGAGAGGGTACAGAGGAATTTATCACTGTTTTTGATGGAGAAGTAACTATTCGTGTTAGTGAATGTGAATACACATTAAAAAGTGGTGATTCAATCAGATTTAAGGCCGATAGACCTCACACATATTTTAATTCTGGAGAAACACTATCCAGATTAAGTATGACGATACATTATCCAATCTAG
- a CDS encoding LysE family transporter gives MPLFSFLLFVFITSFTPGPNNIMAMAFANKHGLKKTIKFCLGVGVGFFVITLVCNFFNILLTSVLPIIKFPLTILGVGYMLYLAFKILTSKDNDSENDVGNRNFFLIGSLLQFVNPKGILFGITVVATFILPYYDSYSSYLLFSLFLGVVGLISTFTWGLFGSIFQKILLQYRKQFNIIMAVLLVYSAFSILVK, from the coding sequence ATGCCTTTATTTTCATTTCTGTTATTTGTTTTTATTACCAGTTTTACTCCAGGTCCAAACAATATCATGGCAATGGCGTTTGCGAATAAACATGGATTAAAAAAAACAATTAAATTTTGTTTAGGAGTAGGTGTCGGATTTTTTGTTATCACATTAGTGTGTAATTTTTTTAATATCTTACTTACAAGTGTTTTGCCAATAATTAAATTTCCGTTAACCATTTTAGGTGTAGGTTATATGTTATATTTAGCTTTTAAAATACTTACAAGTAAGGATAATGACAGCGAAAATGATGTAGGTAATAGAAACTTTTTCTTAATAGGTAGCTTGTTACAATTTGTTAATCCGAAAGGTATTCTTTTTGGGATTACTGTTGTGGCAACCTTCATTCTTCCCTATTACGATTCCTATTCAAGCTACCTCCTTTTCTCATTATTTTTAGGAGTAGTTGGTTTAATAAGTACATTTACTTGGGGGCTATTTGGCTCGATTTTTCAAAAGATCTTATTACAATACAGAAAACAGTTTAATATAATTATGGCAGTTTTATTGGTATATAGTGCTTTTTCAATTCTTGTCAAATGA
- a CDS encoding alpha/beta hydrolase, which yields MLHYRTYEISPTAPWVTFIHGAGGSSSIWFKQIREFKKEYNVLLIDLRGHGKSERGQWKKGDTFKDVSKEVIEVLDQIEVEKTHIIGMSLGTIVAQTIADHYPERVKSLILGGAIIRFDIRAKILLWTGRATKLFVPYMLLYQLFAYILMPRKEHEESRLAFVNEAKKMCQKEFVKWMSLTKLINPYLASLQASTTAIPTLFLMGDEDYLFIPPIEEVTRNNKGFEFIKIKRSGHVCNIDQPELFNTFSINYISKIEHSSAVI from the coding sequence TTGCTTCACTATCGAACTTATGAAATTAGCCCAACTGCCCCATGGGTAACATTTATACACGGTGCGGGAGGGAGTTCTTCTATTTGGTTCAAGCAGATTCGAGAATTTAAGAAAGAGTATAACGTTCTTTTGATCGACCTCCGTGGTCACGGGAAATCCGAACGTGGCCAATGGAAAAAAGGAGATACGTTTAAAGATGTCTCTAAAGAAGTAATCGAAGTGTTGGACCAAATAGAGGTTGAAAAGACCCATATTATAGGAATGTCACTTGGTACGATTGTTGCGCAAACAATTGCGGATCATTACCCAGAACGTGTGAAATCACTGATTCTTGGCGGTGCAATCATTCGATTCGACATTCGTGCGAAAATATTACTATGGACTGGACGTGCAACAAAGTTGTTTGTTCCTTACATGTTGCTCTATCAATTATTTGCCTACATACTTATGCCACGTAAAGAACATGAAGAATCACGGTTAGCGTTCGTCAATGAGGCGAAAAAGATGTGCCAGAAGGAATTCGTAAAATGGATGTCCTTAACAAAGCTCATCAATCCTTATTTGGCAAGCCTACAAGCATCTACAACTGCAATTCCGACATTGTTCCTGATGGGTGATGAAGATTATTTATTTATCCCGCCAATTGAGGAAGTTACTCGGAACAATAAGGGCTTTGAATTTATCAAAATAAAAAGAAGTGGTCATGTCTGTAATATTGACCAGCCTGAGTTGTTCAATACGTTTTCTATCAATTATATTTCGAAAATTGAACATAGTAGTGCTGTCATTTAA
- a CDS encoding methyl-accepting chemotaxis protein codes for MKRSKSIAWKLSGLIIGLFFILFLAYTVTTSVILYNKSIEDSETSTLQNAQFSAQKMSDRFKKTNDTLQTTKRIFETMQSNGELSAAEVLSILEKNLAENEDLLGVAAILENGSAKVESTIPSNLIDSSKHFVPYLSKDGNEISTTSLEGYEDTENGDWYWIPKKEGRAVLTEPYDYEVNGKTVSMTTISVPLFSSSGTFFGVLTADLSIDFLTDLANSIKPEGGYAGIITEQGMLTVNSANEKLNGTNMQDTLNWSSFKNTLESGKPVSTYLESEQLGEKSFNAFAPMMLEGIDDTWSVQLVVPKSKILETYNQILLLTIVAAIIMIVLMAIVTAWFIFNQLKPLKFLRESIETAAGGDLTKKVDDKFIKSDEIGAVALAYNDMLEKTNSAIHTVFNSSTLLNKSSSYVNEAFDEIVASSQEVSLATNEIAQGASKQSEDTEETNHRMIDLSDQIDALTALSSQMDTLSTKTKVSTEKGMKEVETLREHNTATNEMNEKVQQQIESLTSNIANINQVIASIQGITEQTNLLALNASIEAARAGEHGKGFAVVAEEVRKLAEQSRAETEVIKQTVESILEDSKQTVSVIASNVALMQAQSDSVHSTESAFKDNHELSSAIEATINELVSELTSMLEHKNQAMTSIQSISAISEETAASAEEVSASAADQQAELERVADSINHMNKIAQELQEVVNRFKLS; via the coding sequence GTGAAAAGGTCAAAAAGTATTGCATGGAAGTTATCAGGGTTAATTATTGGGCTATTTTTCATTTTATTTCTTGCTTACACCGTAACAACAAGTGTGATTTTGTATAATAAAAGTATAGAAGATTCGGAGACTTCTACACTTCAAAATGCACAATTTTCTGCTCAAAAGATGAGCGATCGTTTTAAGAAAACGAATGATACATTACAAACAACGAAACGAATATTTGAAACAATGCAGTCGAATGGAGAATTATCAGCTGCAGAAGTATTAAGTATACTTGAAAAAAATTTGGCTGAAAATGAGGATTTACTAGGAGTAGCAGCAATCCTAGAAAATGGTTCAGCGAAAGTAGAGTCAACCATTCCTTCGAATCTTATCGATAGCAGTAAACATTTTGTTCCTTACTTATCAAAAGATGGGAATGAGATTTCGACAACTTCTTTAGAAGGATATGAAGACACTGAAAATGGAGATTGGTACTGGATTCCCAAAAAAGAAGGTAGAGCAGTACTTACGGAACCATATGATTATGAAGTAAATGGAAAAACTGTTTCCATGACAACAATATCAGTTCCACTATTTAGCTCATCAGGAACATTTTTTGGAGTGCTAACTGCTGACTTGTCTATTGATTTTCTAACAGATTTGGCAAACTCTATTAAGCCAGAAGGTGGATATGCTGGAATCATTACAGAACAAGGAATGCTGACAGTAAATAGTGCTAACGAAAAGTTAAATGGAACAAACATGCAGGATACGCTTAATTGGTCATCCTTTAAAAATACACTAGAAAGTGGCAAGCCAGTAAGTACGTATTTAGAATCGGAGCAATTAGGAGAAAAATCTTTTAATGCCTTCGCACCAATGATGCTAGAGGGAATAGATGATACATGGTCTGTTCAATTAGTTGTACCAAAATCAAAAATTTTAGAAACATACAATCAAATTCTTTTATTAACAATTGTAGCAGCAATTATAATGATAGTTTTGATGGCAATTGTGACTGCATGGTTTATATTCAATCAATTAAAGCCATTGAAATTTTTGCGAGAATCTATTGAAACAGCAGCAGGCGGAGATTTGACTAAAAAAGTAGACGATAAATTTATTAAATCAGATGAAATTGGTGCAGTTGCCTTAGCTTATAACGATATGTTAGAAAAAACTAATAGTGCAATACATACGGTTTTTAATTCTTCCACACTTCTTAATAAATCGTCTAGCTATGTAAATGAAGCATTTGACGAAATTGTTGCGTCTAGCCAAGAAGTTTCGCTAGCAACGAATGAAATTGCTCAAGGTGCTTCTAAGCAATCAGAAGACACGGAGGAAACGAATCACCGAATGATTGATTTATCTGACCAAATAGATGCACTAACAGCATTGTCTTCTCAAATGGATACATTATCGACTAAAACGAAAGTTTCCACTGAAAAAGGCATGAAAGAAGTAGAAACCTTACGAGAACATAATACTGCAACTAATGAAATGAATGAAAAGGTTCAACAACAAATTGAATCATTAACATCAAACATAGCTAATATCAATCAAGTAATTGCATCTATTCAAGGTATTACAGAGCAAACAAATTTGCTTGCACTTAATGCAAGTATAGAAGCAGCTCGTGCTGGTGAGCATGGAAAAGGTTTTGCAGTAGTAGCGGAGGAAGTAAGAAAGTTAGCAGAGCAGTCAAGAGCTGAGACGGAAGTAATTAAGCAAACCGTGGAAAGTATATTAGAGGATTCTAAACAGACAGTTTCAGTGATCGCTTCTAATGTTGCATTAATGCAAGCACAAAGTGACTCTGTCCATAGCACAGAATCTGCTTTTAAAGATAATCATGAGCTATCAAGTGCAATTGAAGCTACAATTAATGAGCTGGTCTCTGAACTCACTAGTATGTTGGAACACAAAAATCAAGCAATGACTTCAATTCAAAGTATTTCAGCTATATCAGAAGAAACAGCTGCTTCAGCGGAAGAGGTAAGTGCTTCAGCTGCAGATCAGCAAGCAGAATTAGAGAGAGTGGCAGATTCTATCAATCATATGAACAAGATTGCACAAGAGTTACAAGAAGTTGTTAATCGATTTAAGCTCTCTTAA